In Micromonospora sp. NBC_01813, the following are encoded in one genomic region:
- a CDS encoding lytic polysaccharide monooxygenase auxiliary activity family 9 protein: MKTLRRVAVIAAASALAAGLLTVVTPNAASAHGAAMMPGSRTYLCWVDGLDQTGQIIPTNQACSAAVNQSGANSLYNWFSVLRSDGAGRTSGFIPDGQLCSGGSSGFSGYNLARNDWPLTHLTAGASMEFKYSNWAHHPGTFYFWVTKDSWSPNRPLAWSDLEATPFLTVTNPPQRGSVGSNDGHYYFSGRLPSNKTGQHIIYSHWVRSDSQENFYGCSDVVFDGGNGQVTGIRGNPANPNPTPTPAPTTPGPNPTTPGPNPTTPGPNPTTPAPSGGCSATYRTVSSWSGGFQGEVTVRNTSTASIGGWSTNWNLGSGVTINSVWSGTHTTSGSSITVRNVAWNGNLGPNASTTFGFTANGSSGTPSVSCSAS; encoded by the coding sequence GTGAAAACTCTTCGCAGAGTGGCGGTCATAGCCGCCGCCTCCGCGCTCGCCGCTGGTCTACTCACAGTGGTGACCCCTAACGCGGCGTCGGCGCACGGCGCCGCGATGATGCCGGGCAGCCGCACCTACCTGTGCTGGGTGGACGGCCTCGACCAGACCGGTCAGATCATCCCGACCAACCAGGCCTGTTCCGCCGCCGTCAACCAGAGCGGTGCCAACTCGCTGTACAACTGGTTCAGTGTGCTGCGGTCCGACGGTGCCGGCCGGACCAGCGGGTTCATCCCGGACGGGCAGCTGTGCAGCGGCGGCAGCTCCGGCTTCTCCGGCTACAACCTGGCCCGCAACGACTGGCCGCTGACCCACCTGACCGCCGGCGCCAGCATGGAGTTCAAGTACTCGAACTGGGCGCACCACCCGGGCACGTTCTACTTCTGGGTGACCAAGGACAGCTGGAGCCCGAACCGGCCGCTGGCCTGGAGTGACCTCGAGGCCACCCCGTTCCTGACGGTCACCAACCCGCCGCAGCGCGGCTCGGTCGGCTCCAACGACGGGCACTACTACTTCAGCGGACGGCTGCCGAGCAACAAGACCGGCCAGCACATCATCTACTCGCACTGGGTGCGGTCAGACAGCCAGGAGAACTTCTACGGCTGTTCCGACGTGGTCTTCGACGGCGGCAACGGCCAGGTGACCGGTATCCGGGGCAACCCGGCCAACCCGAACCCGACGCCGACCCCGGCGCCGACCACCCCCGGCCCGAACCCCACCACCCCCGGCCCCAACCCGACCACTCCGGGCCCGAACCCGACGACCCCGGCACCGTCCGGCGGCTGCTCGGCGACGTACCGGACGGTCAGCTCGTGGAGCGGCGGCTTCCAGGGTGAGGTGACGGTCAGAAACACCAGCACCGCCAGCATCGGCGGCTGGAGCACGAACTGGAACCTCGGCAGCGGTGTCACGATCAACAGTGTCTGGAGCGGCACCCACACCACGAGCGGGTCCAGCATCACGGTCCGCAACGTGGCGTGGAACGGCAACCTCGGCCCGAACGCCTCGACGACGTTCGGCTTCACCGCCAACGGAAGCTCCGGCACACCATCGGTGAGCTGCTCGGCTTCCTGA
- the asnB gene encoding asparagine synthase (glutamine-hydrolyzing) translates to MCGLLAFFSARGDAGAHRDAIAHALECLHHRGPDETGVEVIGDPTGRWADAVFAHKRLAIIDVASSQEPLAYADGRYLLTFNGEIYNYIELREQLAREFGAQFATAGDGEVIVAGFHYWGEKVLHKLRGMFAFVIWDREQRRAFGARDYFGIKPLHYLQTPDGIYLASEKKALLPFSAAANAGDAGVDTANLSHYLTLQYVPEPRTLHQGISRIGSGESLTWSAPALEPTGAPPGPAGGVQIRRWYQPIFRPAPVSDPQRLYDEIRETLRESVRMHMRADVPVGAFLSSGIDSTAVVALAREFNPNILTFTVGYDVPGYSEIDVAQDSAQHLGVTIMPTKIGPQDMMEALPRIVWHLDDPVADPALVPLYFVAKKAAEHVTVVLSGEGADEFFGGYTIYREPLSLGAVHGLPDPMQKGLRAVSKVIPQGVKGKSFLERGTTPIEERYYGNARMFTEEEKRHLMRRYDPSVRYTDVTAPVYAECAELDDVTKMQYVDLYTWLRGDILVKADRISMSHSLEVRVPFLDKEVFDVAAKIPVELRLPPRSDATKYAMRQALADVVPPAIVNRRKLGFPTPTRVWLRGEMYEWVRHIFATSGAGDLLDLSYAMRLLDEHKREEADHSRKVWTVLIFCIWHAIFVERSLDPGIQRNQSALLTKPVVGSMVA, encoded by the coding sequence TGCACCACCGCGGCCCGGACGAGACAGGTGTGGAGGTGATCGGCGACCCGACGGGGCGGTGGGCGGACGCGGTCTTCGCACACAAAAGGCTGGCGATCATCGACGTGGCGTCCAGCCAGGAGCCGCTGGCCTACGCCGATGGCCGCTATCTGCTGACCTTCAACGGCGAGATCTACAACTACATCGAGCTGCGTGAGCAGCTGGCCCGCGAGTTCGGCGCCCAGTTCGCCACCGCAGGCGACGGTGAGGTGATCGTCGCCGGTTTCCACTACTGGGGCGAGAAGGTGCTGCACAAGCTGCGCGGCATGTTCGCCTTCGTGATCTGGGACCGGGAGCAGCGTCGTGCCTTCGGCGCCCGGGACTACTTCGGCATCAAGCCGCTGCACTACCTGCAGACCCCGGACGGCATCTACCTGGCGTCGGAGAAGAAGGCGCTGCTGCCGTTCTCGGCTGCGGCCAACGCCGGCGACGCCGGGGTGGACACCGCGAACCTGTCGCACTACCTGACCCTGCAGTACGTTCCCGAGCCGCGCACCCTGCACCAGGGGATCAGCCGGATCGGCTCCGGGGAGTCGTTGACCTGGTCGGCCCCGGCGCTGGAGCCGACGGGGGCGCCGCCCGGTCCGGCCGGTGGGGTGCAGATCCGCCGCTGGTACCAGCCGATCTTCCGGCCCGCGCCGGTGTCGGATCCGCAGCGGCTCTACGACGAGATCCGCGAGACGCTGCGGGAGAGCGTCCGCATGCACATGCGGGCCGACGTGCCGGTCGGCGCGTTCCTGTCCAGCGGCATCGACTCGACCGCGGTGGTGGCCCTGGCCCGCGAGTTCAACCCGAACATCCTGACCTTCACCGTCGGCTACGACGTGCCGGGCTACTCGGAGATCGACGTGGCCCAGGACTCGGCGCAGCACCTCGGCGTGACCATCATGCCGACGAAGATCGGTCCACAGGACATGATGGAGGCGTTGCCGCGTATCGTCTGGCACCTGGACGATCCGGTCGCCGACCCGGCGCTGGTGCCGCTCTACTTCGTCGCGAAGAAGGCCGCCGAGCACGTCACCGTGGTGCTGTCCGGTGAGGGCGCCGACGAGTTCTTCGGCGGCTACACCATCTACCGCGAGCCGCTGTCGCTCGGCGCGGTGCACGGCCTGCCCGACCCGATGCAGAAGGGCCTGCGGGCGGTCTCCAAGGTGATCCCGCAGGGCGTTAAGGGCAAGAGCTTCCTGGAGCGTGGCACCACCCCGATCGAGGAGCGTTACTACGGCAACGCCCGGATGTTCACCGAGGAGGAGAAGCGGCACCTGATGCGCCGCTACGACCCGTCGGTGCGCTACACCGACGTGACCGCCCCGGTCTACGCCGAGTGCGCCGAACTCGACGACGTCACGAAGATGCAGTACGTCGACCTGTACACCTGGCTGCGCGGCGACATCCTGGTCAAGGCGGACCGGATCTCGATGTCCCACTCGCTGGAGGTCCGGGTGCCTTTCCTGGACAAGGAGGTCTTCGACGTCGCGGCGAAGATCCCGGTGGAGCTGCGGCTGCCACCACGGTCGGACGCCACCAAGTACGCGATGCGTCAGGCGCTGGCGGACGTGGTGCCGCCGGCCATCGTCAACCGGCGCAAGCTGGGCTTCCCGACCCCGACCCGGGTGTGGCTGCGTGGCGAGATGTACGAGTGGGTACGGCACATCTTCGCCACCTCCGGTGCCGGTGACCTGCTCGATCTGTCGTACGCGATGCGGCTGCTCGACGAGCACAAGCGGGAGGAGGCGGACCACTCCCGCAAGGTGTGGACGGTGCTGATCTTCTGCATCTGGCACGCGATCTTCGTGGAGCGTTCGCTCGATCCGGGCATCCAGCGCAACCAGTCGGCGCTGCTGACCAAGCCGGTGGTCGGCTCGATGGTCGCCTGA
- a CDS encoding carbohydrate kinase family protein produces the protein MRYAVVLGEALIDLLDGECDGAPVYRQVIGGAPLNVAVGVARLGGSVEFAGSLGDDALAERIRAFLRTAGVGDRALTTVAAPTTLAVATFTGAEPDFRFYGEPPSYGQFDAAGLDDGLISDAAVLYCGSIALLCEPTLAAARQAWAGTTGLRVFDPNVRPRLLPDRAALTAYRDVVAGFAATADLVKLSAADAEVLYDGADPGVAAALLHDLGAGAVVVTRGAAGALVSAGGEALLIDAPKVAAVDATGAGDSVMGALIAELLDTGLPTDAVGWAQQVGFALRVAGLVCESPGGAVSMPTRAAVAERFA, from the coding sequence ATGCGGTACGCGGTGGTGCTCGGCGAGGCACTGATCGATCTGCTCGACGGCGAGTGCGACGGCGCCCCGGTCTACCGTCAGGTCATCGGCGGCGCGCCGCTGAACGTGGCGGTCGGCGTCGCCCGGCTCGGCGGATCGGTCGAGTTCGCCGGGTCGCTCGGCGACGACGCGCTCGCCGAACGGATCCGGGCCTTCCTGCGTACCGCCGGGGTCGGTGACCGCGCCCTGACCACGGTGGCCGCGCCGACCACCCTGGCGGTGGCCACCTTCACCGGCGCGGAGCCCGACTTCCGCTTCTACGGCGAACCACCCTCGTACGGGCAGTTCGACGCCGCCGGACTCGACGACGGACTGATCAGCGACGCGGCGGTGCTGTACTGCGGCTCCATCGCCCTGCTGTGCGAGCCGACGCTCGCCGCCGCCCGGCAGGCCTGGGCGGGCACCACCGGGCTACGGGTGTTCGACCCCAACGTACGGCCGAGGCTGCTGCCCGACCGTGCCGCGCTGACCGCGTACCGCGATGTGGTGGCGGGCTTCGCCGCGACCGCCGACCTGGTCAAGCTGAGCGCGGCCGACGCGGAGGTGCTCTACGACGGTGCCGATCCCGGGGTCGCCGCTGCCCTGCTGCACGATCTCGGCGCCGGCGCGGTGGTGGTCACCCGGGGGGCGGCTGGCGCGTTGGTCAGCGCCGGTGGTGAGGCGTTGCTGATCGACGCTCCGAAGGTGGCGGCCGTCGACGCGACGGGGGCCGGGGATTCGGTGATGGGTGCCCTGATCGCCGAGCTGCTCGACACCGGGCTGCCGACCGACGCGGTCGGCTGGGCGCAGCAGGTCGGTTTCGCGTTGCGGGTGGCCGGGCTGGTCTGCGAGTCCCCGGGCGGGGCGGTGTCCATGCCGACCCGGGCCGCCGTCGCCGAACGCTTCGCCTGA